The Brevibacillus humidisoli DNA segment GCCTGTCCAATTCCTCTGCCATCGCTTCCTCCCCGATCAGCAGAACATTGGCTGAGGGGGCTGCATCACGGAAGTAGAGAGCTGCCGTATACGCAGCCGTAACGATTTGGTCGTCACTCACATCTACTCCCATCGCCCGCAGACGGCTTGCGCACTGTTCCCGTGTCTGAATGGTCGTATTGGTTACAAACATCACCCGCTTTCCCCGCTTTTGCAGGATGGTCAGTGTTTCCCCAACTGCGGGAAGCAATTGACCTCCGATAAAAATCGTTCCGTCTAAATCAAAAAGGTAGGCGTCAAATCTGGTCGCGCACTCTGCCAAACTGGATGTCCCCTTCGCATGAAAATAAAAAATGCCCTCATGCAGCAATAGCAAACGTTTAGAACCTTTCCATCTACAGGTTCCGTCTCTTGCTATTCCTGGATGAGGGCTTTCTCTTATACTCTGACCCAGAACTTTCTCTGATTCACTTGTCTACGGTTCCTAAGGTACCACTGGTTTGTTAAGCTTGTATGAAGGTAGCATAGCGTTACGGTAAAGGTTGGGAGAACATTCTCACGCTTTTGAAGATAGGGCTTTACGCAGGATCGATACAGACAAACTCCCTCACTGCCGTACGTGTTGCGGAGGGAGTTTGTCTCACACTTTTAAAACTGCCCACAAAAACTACATCCTGACGACCGTCCCATTCCTTAAAGACTCATAGCACGCATCGATGACACGCATGTTCCGGATAGAGCTCTCCCCCGGATAGATCGGGTCTCGACCCTCGACAATGGATTGCGAGAGGTGCTCCACTTCCATCTTGTATTGGTCATCAGAGATATATTCTTCTCTTCGTTCGCCATCCTTCTCCACCGCAACCACCCCTTCTCCACCATGCAGATCAGGCCGGTAAGCACGGGGAACGGTGATCCGTCCTTTTGTCCCAACGATCTCATACATATTGCGGAACGTCATCTCGAAGCTGCAGTCAAACATAGCGTTCATTCCGTTTTCCAGCGTAAGCGTGGCAAAAGCGGAAGTATCCACTTGATACTGTGGATCGATCTGGCCGTGTACCTGAATGGAGACAGGCTCGGATTGCAAAACGTGGCGAATGGAATGAATGCAGTAGCAGCCAATGTCATAGATACTGCCGCCGCCTTTGGCCGCATCCATGCGGATGTTGCCCTGCGGCTGGTCCAGGTAAAACGAGAAGCTGGCCCGCATCAGTTTTACCTCTCCTATCTCTCCAGAAGCGATGATCTCTCTCACCCGCTGATGCTGCGGATGGAACTGATACATAAACGCTTCCATGAACGTCACCTTCTGCTGACGGCAGAAGCTGACCATCTCCTCTGTCTCTGCTGCCGTCAGCGCGGCCGGCTTCTCGCACAGGATGTGCTTGCCGGATTTGGCGGCCTCGATGACCCACTCCTTATGCAGATGATTGGGGAGGGGAATGTATACTGCGTCTACTTCCGGGTCGCGAAGCATCTCTTCGTAGTTCTCATACGATTTGGGTATCCCCAACCGTGCCGCGA contains these protein-coding regions:
- a CDS encoding Gfo/Idh/MocA family protein, which encodes MTVIRWGILSTAHIAHTALIPAIRRSRNAQVTAIASGSGKAAAVAARLGIPKSYENYEEMLRDPEVDAVYIPLPNHLHKEWVIEAAKSGKHILCEKPAALTAAETEEMVSFCRQQKVTFMEAFMYQFHPQHQRVREIIASGEIGEVKLMRASFSFYLDQPQGNIRMDAAKGGGSIYDIGCYCIHSIRHVLQSEPVSIQVHGQIDPQYQVDTSAFATLTLENGMNAMFDCSFEMTFRNMYEIVGTKGRITVPRAYRPDLHGGEGVVAVEKDGERREEYISDDQYKMEVEHLSQSIVEGRDPIYPGESSIRNMRVIDACYESLRNGTVVRM